A genomic region of Metopolophium dirhodum isolate CAU chromosome 1, ASM1992520v1, whole genome shotgun sequence contains the following coding sequences:
- the LOC132935139 gene encoding uncharacterized protein LOC132935139 encodes MSESDSSDIDTSSADSSIKVENYKSRKELKEAVLKDAVKKEFLEQTRKHIVKTEKTVRKNLVRTHSLTEQIGTTPRKQTVGRLGTRSDSSVIHMQLESVVKKKTSKMDLDKAIAMIPICTGKKDVAEFINICEIAIKETTEADTPILLKIITSKLTGNALEVTKYRNLETWGAIKTILEGAFEQKVSERALSIALNTARMAEGESVAKFASRIEELYYKLCAASTVGLAQAEADIVKKQTKKQAMIIFMTGLPHHLYTVLKSRNPSTLEQCFKTAIDEMLEYESKVEMDKLQRQIGNGNRQTSITRKNDKMVVIQITQLIAEETVIQIKAIEIIISTGITTDMLITTTAITMGIIIRADMAHTWLIAAVIEAETAMDGISMAIMYNKIILTEAPDATLVVDLIT; translated from the coding sequence atgtcAGAATCCGATAGTTCAGATATTGATACTAGTTCTGCGGACAgttcaataaaagttgaaaattataaatctaggaAAGAATTAAAAGAGGCAGTTTTAAAAGACGCTGTAAAGAAAGAATTTTTAGAGCAAACTAGGAAACACAtagttaaaactgaaaaaactgtTAGGAAAAATTTAGTAAGAACACATAGTTTAACAGAACAGATAGGTACCACGCCACGAAAACAAACCGTAGGTCGTTTAGGTACTAGGTCAGACTCAAGCGTAATTCACATGCAGTTAGAGTCAGTGGTTAAgaaaaaaacgagtaaaatgGATTTAGATAAAGCAATTGCTATGATACCTATTTGCACGGGCAAAAAGGACGTAgctgaatttataaatatttgtgaaatcgCAATTAAAGAAACAACGGAAGCAGATACaccgatattattaaaaataattacttctaaGTTAACGGGAAATGCGTTAGAAGtaacaaaatatcgaaatttagaaacatggggagcaataaaaacaatattagaagGGGCATTCGAACAAAAAGTATCGGAGAGGGCCCTATCAATAGCTTTAAACACGGCACGTATGGCCGAGGGAGAAAGTGTAGCAAAATTCGCTAGTAGAATCgaagagttatattataaactctgcGCGGCAAGTACGGTAGGTCTAGCTCAGGCCGAGGCAGATAtagtgaaaaaacaaacaaagaaaCAGGCAATGATCATATTTATGACAGGGTTACCTCATCACCTATATACAGTACTGAAAAGTCGAAATCCCAGTACATTGGAACAATGTTTCAAAACGGCGATCGATGAGATGCTCGAATATGAGTCAAAAGTAGAAATGGACAAATTGCAGAGACAAATCGGTAATGGAAACAGGCAGACGTCAATAACGAGGAAAAACGACAAAATGGTGGTAATACAAATAACGCAGTTAATCGCGGAGGAAACGGTAATTCAAATCAAagcaatagaaataataatttcaacggGTATAACAACCGATATGTTAATCACAACAACCGCAATAACTATGGGAATAATAATCAGAGCGGATATGGCTCACACATGGTTAATCGCGGCGGTCATCGAGGCGGAAACGGCTATGGACGGAATTTCAATGGCaataatgtacaacaaaataatattaaccgagGCACCGGATGCTACACTTGTGGTAGATCTAATCACATAG